The proteins below are encoded in one region of Leptotrichia sp. oral taxon 218:
- a CDS encoding DUF739 family protein, with protein MKFNNSKLRGKIRENFGSEYAFGEALGMALSTLSGKLNNKSEFTRSEILSIVKLLNLKKEEVYDVFFLPI; from the coding sequence ATGAAGTTTAATAACTCAAAATTAAGAGGAAAAATAAGAGAAAATTTCGGTTCTGAATATGCTTTTGGAGAGGCTTTGGGTATGGCTTTATCTACTTTAAGCGGTAAATTAAACAATAAAAGCGAATTTACGAGAAGTGAGATTTTGAGTATTGTTAAACTACTTAATTTAAAAAAAGAGGAAGTATACGATGTATTTTTTTTACCTATTTAA
- a CDS encoding phage antirepressor KilAC domain-containing protein: MKLSMAKEVSMTENNEKGRQARLYFIQCEEAWNSPEMVLSRANQLSSRMIENYTKRISSLEFTIQQQAPKLLFADAVATSNTSILIGDLAKLLKQNGIDTGQRRLFEHLRTNGYLMKQGSSYNMPTQRAMEMKLFEVKERTINNPDGSVRLTRTTKVTGKGQQYFINLFLRNRMN; the protein is encoded by the coding sequence ATGAAACTATCAATGGCAAAAGAAGTTTCGATGACAGAGAACAACGAAAAAGGTAGACAAGCAAGACTTTACTTCATTCAATGCGAAGAAGCGTGGAACAGTCCTGAAATGGTATTAAGCCGTGCTAATCAGTTAAGTAGCAGAATGATTGAGAATTATACAAAGAGAATATCTAGCTTAGAATTTACAATTCAGCAGCAGGCACCGAAATTATTGTTTGCAGATGCAGTTGCTACATCTAATACAAGTATCTTAATAGGAGATTTGGCTAAACTGTTAAAGCAAAATGGAATTGATACAGGACAAAGACGGTTATTCGAGCATTTGAGAACAAACGGCTACTTAATGAAGCAAGGAAGCAGTTATAATATGCCAACTCAAAGAGCTATGGAAATGAAACTGTTTGAAGTAAAAGAGAGAACTATAAATAATCCAGACGGAAGTGTCAGATTAACAAGAACTACTAAAGTAACAGGAAAAGGTCAGCAGTATTTTATAAATTTGTTCCTAAGGAATCGGATGAATTAA